A window of the Acidobacteriota bacterium genome harbors these coding sequences:
- a CDS encoding aminoglycoside phosphotransferase family protein: MVVKPAPDLAAVSAAYALPGAFIAGEPYGTGHINDTYRITVAGPAGPVRFILRRINRLVFPNPELVVANTIQVCRHLEAVYRRRGEADGDRRRQVPVPTRDGAWRYVDPAGDWWCAFRFQEGTVGRDEIGSEHEAWQAARAFGRFLRDTADLPSERMAETIPGFHDGRRRLADLEAAAAADPCGRARQAAAELAFVRAHRPIVADVVRLLASGVLPRRVTHNDTKCNNVLLDAATGEGLCVIDLDTVMPGSALFDFGDMVRSFVSAAPEDDPDPERARLRPGIFAALAAGWLEPLAGVLSVAEREHLLLGARLIVLIIGTRFLTDHLQGDVYFKTRRPGHNLDRCRNQFHLLADLEARQADLERILRAIP; the protein is encoded by the coding sequence ATGGTCGTGAAACCAGCTCCCGACCTGGCTGCGGTTTCCGCAGCCTATGCGCTGCCCGGTGCATTTATCGCCGGCGAACCTTATGGCACCGGGCACATCAACGACACGTATCGCATCACGGTGGCCGGGCCGGCAGGCCCGGTCCGGTTCATCCTGCGGCGCATCAACCGGCTGGTTTTCCCGAACCCGGAACTGGTGGTCGCCAATACCATCCAGGTGTGCCGGCACCTCGAAGCGGTCTACCGCCGGCGCGGGGAGGCCGACGGCGACCGGCGCCGCCAGGTGCCCGTACCCACCCGTGACGGCGCTTGGCGCTACGTGGACCCGGCCGGCGATTGGTGGTGCGCGTTTCGTTTTCAGGAGGGAACCGTCGGGCGCGACGAGATCGGCTCCGAACACGAGGCCTGGCAGGCCGCCCGGGCATTCGGGCGGTTCTTGCGCGACACGGCCGATCTGCCGTCTGAACGGATGGCCGAGACCATCCCGGGCTTCCACGACGGCCGCCGACGGCTGGCCGACCTGGAAGCCGCCGCGGCCGCCGACCCCTGCGGGCGAGCCCGACAAGCCGCCGCCGAGCTGGCGTTCGTACGGGCCCACCGCCCCATCGTGGCGGACGTCGTCCGGCTGCTCGCGTCGGGTGTCCTGCCGCGACGGGTCACTCACAACGATACGAAGTGCAACAACGTGCTCCTGGACGCCGCCACGGGGGAGGGGCTCTGCGTCATCGACCTGGACACGGTCATGCCCGGCTCGGCCCTGTTTGACTTCGGGGACATGGTCCGCTCGTTCGTCAGCGCCGCGCCCGAGGACGATCCGGACCCGGAGCGCGCGCGGCTGCGCCCCGGGATCTTCGCCGCCTTGGCCGCCGGCTGGCTGGAGCCCCTGGCGGGCGTGCTCAGCGTGGCCGAGCGGGAGCACCTGCTGCTGGGCGCGCGCCTCATTGTCTTGATCATCGGCACGCGGTTCCTGACCGACCATCTGCAGGGGGATGTCTATTTCAAGACACGCCGGCCCGGCCACAACCTGGACCGCTGCCGGAACCAGTTCCATCTGTTGGCGGATCTGGAGGCGCGCCAGGCTGACCTTGAGCGAATCCTCCGTGCGATCCCGTGA
- a CDS encoding Na+:solute symporter, translating to MILSALDWSIIVAYFLLSLVIGLAVSRRSGRSADEFFLSGRSMPWWLLGVSMVATTFSSDTPNLVTDMVRQNGVAGNWAWWAFLLTGMLTVFVYARLWRRSSVLTDLEFYELRYSGRAAAFLRGFRAVYLGAFFNVLVLATVSMALTKIAAVILHWPVGWTLLIASIVTVIYSAIGGFSGVLLTDFFQFILAMAGAVAAAVVILGRPDVGGLSGLMANPVVAAKLNLIPDPGDGQTFLLLLVLPLAVQWWSVWYPGAEPGGGGYIAQRMLAARSEGGAVAATLFFNFAHYALRPWPWILVALASLVVFPDLASLQQAFPHADPGLIRHDFAYPAMLSFMPAGLLGLVTASLLAAYMSTVATHLNWGSSYLVNDLYRRFFRPDAGERRLVLVGRLATVGLMAVTSIVTLLLENALQAFQILLQIGAGTGLLFILRWFWWRVNAASEITAMVTSFLVAVYFQLVHPHTGLPAVGVPVQLVAGVAVTTVAWLAAAWLGPATDPAVLRSFYRKVHPGGPGWRRVLDEARRNGETLAAPGGPGWDVPHGILCMFLGCVTIYCALFATGNWIYGRTVPAVILSAVAVSVATLLALVWRRRPSTMT from the coding sequence CACCACGTTCTCCAGCGACACGCCGAACCTGGTCACCGACATGGTCCGCCAGAACGGCGTCGCCGGCAACTGGGCCTGGTGGGCGTTCCTGCTGACGGGCATGCTGACGGTGTTTGTCTACGCGCGGCTCTGGCGGCGCTCCAGCGTGCTCACCGACTTGGAGTTCTACGAACTGCGCTACAGCGGCCGGGCGGCGGCTTTCCTCCGGGGGTTCCGGGCGGTGTACCTGGGCGCGTTCTTCAACGTCCTGGTGCTGGCCACCGTCTCGATGGCGCTCACCAAGATCGCGGCGGTGATCCTGCATTGGCCAGTCGGTTGGACGCTGCTCATCGCCAGCATCGTGACGGTGATCTACAGCGCCATCGGCGGTTTCAGCGGCGTCCTGCTGACGGACTTTTTCCAGTTCATCCTGGCCATGGCGGGCGCCGTCGCAGCCGCCGTCGTGATTCTCGGGCGGCCCGACGTGGGCGGCCTGTCCGGGCTGATGGCCAACCCGGTGGTGGCGGCGAAACTGAACCTGATCCCCGATCCCGGAGACGGCCAGACGTTCCTCCTGCTCCTGGTGCTCCCTCTGGCCGTGCAGTGGTGGAGCGTCTGGTACCCGGGCGCCGAGCCGGGCGGCGGCGGCTACATCGCCCAGCGGATGCTGGCGGCGCGGTCGGAGGGGGGCGCCGTGGCGGCTACCCTGTTCTTCAACTTCGCCCACTACGCGCTGCGGCCGTGGCCGTGGATCCTTGTGGCACTGGCCTCCTTGGTGGTCTTCCCCGACCTGGCATCCCTGCAGCAGGCGTTCCCCCACGCCGACCCGGGGCTGATCCGCCACGACTTCGCCTATCCGGCCATGCTCAGTTTCATGCCCGCTGGATTACTCGGACTCGTGACCGCCTCACTGCTGGCGGCATACATGTCCACCGTGGCCACCCACCTGAACTGGGGTTCGTCCTACCTGGTCAACGACCTGTACCGCCGGTTTTTCCGTCCTGACGCCGGCGAGCGCCGGCTGGTGCTCGTGGGCCGTTTGGCGACGGTCGGCCTCATGGCGGTGACCAGTATCGTCACCCTGCTTCTGGAAAATGCGCTGCAAGCGTTCCAGATCCTGCTCCAGATCGGGGCCGGCACCGGACTGCTGTTCATCTTGCGCTGGTTCTGGTGGCGGGTCAACGCCGCCAGCGAGATCACGGCGATGGTGACCTCCTTCCTGGTGGCCGTCTACTTCCAGCTGGTCCATCCCCACACCGGCTTGCCGGCCGTTGGCGTGCCGGTCCAGCTGGTGGCCGGCGTGGCCGTCACCACCGTGGCCTGGCTGGCGGCCGCGTGGCTCGGCCCCGCTACCGATCCAGCCGTCCTGCGGTCGTTCTATCGCAAGGTGCACCCTGGCGGTCCCGGCTGGCGCCGCGTCCTGGACGAAGCGCGGCGGAACGGCGAGACGCTGGCAGCGCCGGGCGGCCCGGGATGGGACGTTCCCCACGGGATCCTCTGCATGTTCCTCGGCTGCGTCACGATCTACTGCGCCTTGTTCGCTACGGGTAACTGGATCTACGGCCGGACCGTTCCGGCGGTTATCCTCTCGGCCGTGGCGGTTTCGGTCGCCACTCTCCTGGCCCTCGTGTGGCGCCGCCGGCCGTCCACCATGACGTAG